In Gemella haemolysans ATCC 10379, the genomic window ATAGGCTCTGTTACTCCTATGATTCTTCCATCTTCTTTTATGTCCCAAGTAGATTCGTCTTTATCATAATATACTTCTATTCCATTACCTTCTATATCACTTAGGTAAAGGGCATTACTATAACCGTGATCAGAGCCACCGTCTAAAGGTATATTAGAATCTATAAAGTGGCGCAGTATGTTTGCTAGACTTTGTTCATCTGGAACTAGATAGGCTATGTGATATAGTCCGTAAGAACGTACAAGAGGTCCATCGACTTTTTTCATGTGTAGAAGCGGAATATTATCAGTAGTACCTAAAGTAGCTTCCGTTTCGTTTTTTGAAATTATAGTCATACCCATAGCTTCTGTGTAGAATTTAAGCTGTCTTTCAAAGTTAACAACATTAAGTGTAGCAGTTCCAAGTTTAATATTTGAATTGTATTTTTTCATGATTGTAAACCATCCTATTATTTTTTCATAGAAATTTATATCTTGTAATATATTTTACATACCAAAATAATTTTTGTAAAGTACGTACTTTTATAATAGTTAGTATCTTTTATCATACTAATGTATAAGATTAATGATTATTAACAAAATATTTTTAAATAGCATAATAATAAATGATAAGTTTCGTGTTTTATGTTATAATAGTTAAGTTGAGTAGGCAAGGCCTAAGTAATATAAGAATTTAATGAAGAAAAGGAGTGATTAATACTATGGCATTAACAGCCGGAATAGTAGGATTACCAAACGTAGGAAAAAGTACACTTTTTAACGCAATTACAAAAGCAGGAGCATTAGCAGCGAACTATCCTTTCGCAACAATTGACCCAAACGTAGGAATTGTAGAAGTACCAGAGCACAGATTAAATAAATTAACAGAATTAGTAGAACCTAAAAAAACAGTACCAACATCATTCGAATTTACAGATATTGCTGGTATCGTAAAAGGTGCATCTAAAGGAGAAGGGCTAGGAAATAAATTCTTAAGTCACATCCGTGAAGTAGATGCAATTTGTCAAGTTGTTAGATGTTTTGAAGATGAAAATATTACTCACGTTGCTGGTGGAGTAGATCCATTATACGATATCGAAGTTATTAACTTAGAGTTAATCTTAGCAGACTTAGAAAGTGTTGAAAAACGTATCGGACGTGTTGAAAAACAAGCCAAACAAAAAGATAAAGATGCTGTTGCAGAATTTGCAGTACTTGCTAAAGTACGTGATATTCTTAAAGAAGAAAAACCAGCTAGACTTTTAGAATTAGATAAAGAAGAGCAAAAAATCGCAAAAGGATTACATTTATTAACAATGAAACCTATGCTTTATGTTGCTAACGTAAGTGAAGATGATTTATTAGATGTCGATTCTAACAAACACGTAGCGAGTGTACGTGAGTTTGCTGCAGGTGAAGGAAGCCAAGTAATCGTAGTTTGTGCAAAAATCGAAGAAGAAATGGCTTCATTAGAAGATGAAGAAAAAGCAATGTTCCTTGAAGAGTTAGGAATCGATGAAAGTGGATTAGATAAATTAATCAAAGCAAGTTACAGCCTTCTAGGATTAGCAACATACTTCACAGCTGGTGTCCAAGAAGTACGTGCATGGACATTCAAAAAAGGTATGTTAGCTCCTGAATGTGCGGGGATTATCCACTCTGATTTCGAACGAGGATTTATCCGTGCTGAAACAGTAAGTTATGATGATTTAGTTGAATACGGAAGTATGCCAAAAGCTAAAGAAGCTGGTCGTGTTCGTCTTGAAGGTAAAGAATATGAAGTAAAAGACGGCGACATAATGTTATTCAGATTTAATGTATAATATTTAATAGAATTCTATATTTTCTCATTACATGGGAAGATATAGAATTTTTATATTCTCTATAGAATATGTTATAATTATTTTTATATAAAAGAGGTGATTTGACCATGTTAAGATTTTTCCATAATCCTCTGCTTATAGCGAAATTAGCGGAGTATGATTATTTAATTAAAGGAAATAAGAAACAAAGTACAGCAGAATATAAAATAAAAAGAATTATAAAAGATATAACCGGAGAAACATTCGAAGATATTGAAGTATACAATAGTGGATTATCAATTCCAAAGATTACGAAAAATGGATTTCAAGCTACAGCAGTCTATATACCAGAACTTAAAGAACTTCTTGTTATTTATAGAGGTAGTGAGAGTGAAGATATTAGCGATTGGTTTTACAATTATACAGGAATAGTTTCAGGAGAAAACACTAGTCAGATAGACTCAGCATGTTTATTTAATAGATTTTTAAAAAGAAAGATTCCGGACTTTGATTTATGCTATAAAGTTGCAGCTGGACATTCACTTGGTGGTCATTTAGCTATTACCGTAGAATTACTTAAGAAAATATACCAGCGAGTTTATACATTCAATACAGCATTACCACAGCTAAAACAATTAAGAAAATATGATAAAAAATATAATAAAAAATTAGAAGAGTATTTTTTAGAAAAAGATTTAGAGGAGACTAATAAACTCCAAGAATTTACTTCTAATTATTATGCAAAAAATGCTCATCATATATATAATTTTATAAGAAAAAATGATTTTGTACAGTCGTTAAATATGACTGTAGGAACATTTCATGTAGGGAAGACTATAGAATTTCCAGCGATAATAAAAAATTTTGTTGCACCTGAAGAATTTTTGACAGAAGAAGATACGTATGAATTAGATAAAATTTTCTGTGACTTTTATAATAGATTATTGGAGAAAAATATTACTCCCGATAATGTTGTAGAGAATCAAAAACAGGTAACAGATGAATTTATAGGATTACTTATTGAAAAAATTAAAAATCCAATTCAACAACAAATCAGTAATTTCTCGTATAAAAAAGTAATAAAAACATCTAATGATGTAGGAATAACAGACTCATATAGAACATTTAAGGCTGTTTATAATTACTTATTGTACTTGGCGCATGCGGGTATTATTCCTGATGATGTAATAAATTGCACGGATAGTAAAACTGCTACAACTCTTTATGAGAAGCTAATGTGCGATGTAAATAAATCAAATCTTAAAAATTTATTAAAACCATTACAGGAGTTTTACACATTAACTAAACTAATTTATACAGTAACTCAAGCAAATGGTCTAGATGATGTTGGAAATTGGGGAGAAATAGCTAAAGCTCATGATCTTCCAGCTTTGTATGATGTGTTAGGAGAATAAGAAGCGCTTAAATAATAAAAATAAATAAAAAAGAGGATTGAACGATGTGCTCAATCCTCTTTTTTGTTATTCTTCGTCTGTAATGACAGTTGGTTTTAAGATTGGAGGAGGAGAAGTTTCAGTAATTGTTACTGTACGTTCTTCTTTTTTATCCTTTTTATCTTTGTCGTTTTTCTTCTCTTCTTTTTTATCCTTGTCGTCTTTCTTCTCTTCTTTTTGAACAGGT contains:
- the ychF gene encoding redox-regulated ATPase YchF, whose product is MALTAGIVGLPNVGKSTLFNAITKAGALAANYPFATIDPNVGIVEVPEHRLNKLTELVEPKKTVPTSFEFTDIAGIVKGASKGEGLGNKFLSHIREVDAICQVVRCFEDENITHVAGGVDPLYDIEVINLELILADLESVEKRIGRVEKQAKQKDKDAVAEFAVLAKVRDILKEEKPARLLELDKEEQKIAKGLHLLTMKPMLYVANVSEDDLLDVDSNKHVASVREFAAGEGSQVIVVCAKIEEEMASLEDEEKAMFLEELGIDESGLDKLIKASYSLLGLATYFTAGVQEVRAWTFKKGMLAPECAGIIHSDFERGFIRAETVSYDDLVEYGSMPKAKEAGRVRLEGKEYEVKDGDIMLFRFNV
- a CDS encoding DUF6792 domain-containing protein codes for the protein MLRFFHNPLLIAKLAEYDYLIKGNKKQSTAEYKIKRIIKDITGETFEDIEVYNSGLSIPKITKNGFQATAVYIPELKELLVIYRGSESEDISDWFYNYTGIVSGENTSQIDSACLFNRFLKRKIPDFDLCYKVAAGHSLGGHLAITVELLKKIYQRVYTFNTALPQLKQLRKYDKKYNKKLEEYFLEKDLEETNKLQEFTSNYYAKNAHHIYNFIRKNDFVQSLNMTVGTFHVGKTIEFPAIIKNFVAPEEFLTEEDTYELDKIFCDFYNRLLEKNITPDNVVENQKQVTDEFIGLLIEKIKNPIQQQISNFSYKKVIKTSNDVGITDSYRTFKAVYNYLLYLAHAGIIPDDVINCTDSKTATTLYEKLMCDVNKSNLKNLLKPLQEFYTLTKLIYTVTQANGLDDVGNWGEIAKAHDLPALYDVLGE
- a CDS encoding VOC family protein, which translates into the protein MKKYNSNIKLGTATLNVVNFERQLKFYTEAMGMTIISKNETEATLGTTDNIPLLHMKKVDGPLVRSYGLYHIAYLVPDEQSLANILRHFIDSNIPLDGGSDHGYSNALYLSDIEGNGIEVYYDKDESTWDIKEDGRIIGVTEPIDATHLLDISETVVPYTLPVGTIIGHVHLSVQNSTVSSNFYQEVLGFSDKFTVASASWIAYGNYHHHLAVNQWGGPNLSLRQKGTPGLDHFEILFIDDAAYNKVVENIKNNNTKIISEYNNKIIINDPNGIEIHLIKEV